A single Lactuca sativa cultivar Salinas chromosome 8, Lsat_Salinas_v11, whole genome shotgun sequence DNA region contains:
- the LOC122195576 gene encoding transcription factor bHLH140 — protein sequence MDFLLHYRNPNFHSSSVVVTSNKVNNRVNGREGEKKKNKRNNNVSTKVKLSTDPQSVAARERRHRISERFKILRSLIPGSDTRNMDTVSMLEEAIQYVKFLKAQIWLHQTMISFENFHDYDNANRNYHHYQCSHEDLLQSDNFYNDFHHLSSLPQMENEVVPQLGFEDGSCFKVEDDDNKFSRSHGIIM from the coding sequence ATGGATTTCCTTTTACACTACAGAAACCCCAATTTCCATTCTTCTTCGGTGGTTGTAACAAGCAATAAAGTCAACAACAGAGTTAATGGGAGAGAAggggagaagaagaagaacaagagaAACAACAACGTCAGCACTAAAGTGAAGCTCTCAACAGACCCACAAAGTGTAGCTGCAAGAGAGAGAAGGCACAGAATCAGCGAGCGGTTCAAGATTCTGCGAAGCTTGATACCAGGTAGTGATACCAGGAACATGGATACAGTATCCATGCTGGAAGAAGCCATTCAATATGTCAAGTTCTTGAAAGCTCAGATTTGGCTACACCAAACAATGATTAGTTTTGAGAATTTCCATGATTATGATAATGCTAATAGAAATTATCATCATTATCAATGCTCGCATGAAGATCTTCTCCAGTCTGATAATTTCTATAATGATTTCCACCACCTCTCCAGCTTGCCTCAAATGGAAAATGAAGTCGTACCCCAACTAGGGTTTGAAGATGGATCTTGCTTCAAGGTTGAAGATGATGATAACAAGTTTTCTCGTTCTCATGGTATCATCATGTGA